A stretch of Crossiella cryophila DNA encodes these proteins:
- the mtrA gene encoding MtrAB system response regulator MtrA, whose amino-acid sequence MKARVLVVDDDPALAEMLTIVLRGEGFDTAVVGDGTRALPALRELKPDLVLLDLMLPGMNGIDVCKAIRSESGIPIVMLTAKSDTVDIVLGLESGADDYVVKPFKPKELVARIRARLRRTEAEPAEVLAIGDLTIDVPGHEVTREGKAIQLTPLEFDLLVALARKPRQVFTREVLLEQVWGYRHAADTRLVNVHVQRLRSKVEKDPERPEVVLTVRGVGYKAGPP is encoded by the coding sequence ATGAAGGCGCGCGTACTCGTGGTGGATGACGACCCTGCGCTGGCGGAGATGTTGACCATCGTGCTCCGCGGGGAAGGCTTCGACACCGCCGTCGTCGGGGACGGGACGCGGGCATTGCCCGCACTCCGCGAGCTCAAACCGGACCTTGTCCTGCTGGACCTGATGCTGCCAGGAATGAACGGCATCGACGTCTGCAAGGCCATCAGGTCCGAATCAGGCATCCCCATCGTCATGCTCACAGCCAAGAGCGACACCGTGGACATCGTGCTCGGCCTGGAATCCGGGGCCGACGACTACGTGGTGAAGCCGTTCAAGCCGAAGGAGCTGGTCGCCCGCATCCGGGCCCGGCTCCGCCGCACCGAGGCCGAACCGGCCGAGGTGCTCGCTATCGGCGATCTGACCATCGACGTGCCAGGCCACGAGGTCACCAGGGAGGGGAAGGCGATCCAGCTGACCCCCCTGGAATTCGACCTCCTGGTCGCGCTGGCCCGCAAGCCACGCCAGGTGTTCACCCGCGAGGTGCTCCTGGAACAGGTGTGGGGTTATCGGCACGCGGCGGACACCCGGCTGGTGAACGTGCACGTCCAGCGACTGCGCTCGAAGGTGGAGAAGGACCCGGAACGTCCGGAGGTCGTGCTGACCGTCCGCGGCGTGGGGTACAAGGCCGGTCCGCCGTGA
- a CDS encoding amino acid permease, translating to MPGSGLWRTKGVEQSIADTDEPDTKLRKDLNAWDLTVFGVAVVIGAGIFTLAARTSGDIAGPGVTISFVLAAITCGLAALCYAEFASTVPVAGSAYTFSYATFGEFIAWILGWDLILEFALAAAVVGKGWSSYLQNVLEIAGIKAATTISLGGLDFDWGAVLVVGALTVLLAVGTKLSSRVSLVITAIKVAVVLLVILVGFFYINTANYTPFIPPAAEAGSVAHAAGGLDQSLFSLIFGGSSSTYGLFGVFAAASIVFFAFIGFDIVATTAEETRNPQRDVPRGILGSLAVVTVLYIAVSLVVTGMRPYTALATKVGPDGKPVRSTLASAFADVGVTWAASIIAVGALAGLTTVVMVLLLGQSRVLFAMSRDGLVPQGLAKTGKHGTPVRATLFVGGVVAIAAGFFDAGRLEEMVNVGTLFAFALVSAGVLVLRKTRPDLKRGFRTPWVPFVPIVAILACLWLMLNLTALTWVRFGIWMLLGVVVYFAYGKHKSVLARREREAATAPVGKE from the coding sequence GTGCCAGGCAGTGGCTTGTGGCGCACTAAGGGCGTTGAGCAGTCGATCGCCGACACCGATGAGCCGGACACCAAGCTCAGGAAGGATCTGAACGCCTGGGACCTCACGGTCTTCGGGGTCGCGGTGGTGATCGGCGCGGGCATCTTCACCCTGGCCGCGCGAACCTCCGGTGACATCGCGGGCCCAGGTGTGACGATCTCCTTCGTGCTCGCCGCGATCACCTGCGGCCTGGCCGCGCTGTGTTACGCCGAGTTCGCCTCCACCGTGCCGGTGGCAGGCAGCGCGTACACCTTCTCCTACGCCACCTTCGGCGAGTTCATCGCCTGGATCCTCGGCTGGGACCTGATCCTGGAGTTCGCGCTGGCCGCCGCGGTGGTCGGCAAGGGCTGGTCGTCCTACCTGCAGAACGTGCTGGAGATCGCCGGGATCAAGGCGGCCACCACGATTTCCCTCGGCGGGCTGGACTTCGACTGGGGCGCGGTGCTCGTGGTCGGGGCGCTGACCGTGCTGCTGGCCGTGGGCACCAAGCTGTCCTCCAGGGTCAGCCTGGTGATCACCGCGATCAAGGTCGCGGTGGTGCTGCTGGTGATCCTGGTCGGCTTCTTCTACATCAACACCGCCAACTACACCCCGTTCATCCCGCCGGCCGCCGAGGCCGGATCCGTGGCGCACGCCGCGGGCGGGCTGGACCAGTCGCTGTTCTCGCTGATCTTCGGCGGTTCGAGCAGCACCTACGGCCTCTTCGGCGTCTTCGCCGCGGCCAGCATCGTCTTCTTCGCCTTCATCGGCTTCGACATCGTGGCCACCACCGCGGAGGAGACCCGCAACCCGCAGCGCGACGTGCCGCGCGGCATCCTCGGCTCGCTGGCCGTGGTGACCGTGCTCTACATCGCGGTGTCCCTGGTGGTCACCGGCATGCGCCCGTACACCGCGCTGGCCACCAAGGTCGGCCCGGACGGCAAACCGGTCCGCTCCACGCTGGCCTCGGCCTTCGCCGACGTCGGCGTGACCTGGGCGGCCAGCATCATCGCCGTCGGCGCGCTGGCCGGTCTGACCACCGTGGTCATGGTGCTGCTGCTCGGCCAGAGCCGGGTGCTCTTCGCCATGTCCAGGGACGGCCTGGTCCCGCAGGGCCTGGCCAAGACCGGCAAGCACGGCACCCCGGTGCGCGCCACCCTCTTCGTCGGTGGCGTGGTCGCCATCGCGGCCGGCTTCTTCGACGCGGGCCGGCTGGAGGAGATGGTCAACGTCGGCACGCTGTTCGCCTTCGCGCTGGTCTCCGCCGGTGTGCTGGTGCTGCGCAAGACCCGGCCCGACCTCAAGCGCGGCTTCCGCACCCCGTGGGTGCCGTTCGTGCCGATCGTGGCCATCCTGGCCTGCCTGTGGCTGATGCTGAACCTCACCGCCCTGACCTGGGTCCGGTTCGGCATCTGGATGCTGCTCGGCGTGGTCGTGTACTTCGCCTACGGCAAGCACAAGTCCGTGCTGGCCCGGCGTGAGCGCGAGGCCGCCACCGCCCCGGTCGGCAAGGAGTAG
- the ahcY gene encoding adenosylhomocysteinase, whose protein sequence is MTAERLQTLNGIDFAVADLSLAEFGRKEIRLAEHEMPGLMALRREYAEVYPLRGARIAGSLHMTVQTAVLIETLVSLGADVRWVSCNIFSTQDHAAAATVVGPYGTEEEPKGVPVFAWKGESLEEYWWCTRQLFNFADGQGPNMILDDGGDATMLVHKGTEYEKSGVVPNTEADDPEEHQVFLELLRQSLKESDTRWTKIGEDILGVTEETTTGVLRLYQLAEAKQLLFPAINVNDSVTKSKFDNRYGCRHSLIDGLNRATDVLIGGKVALVAGYGDVGKGCAESLRGQGARVIVAEIDPICGLQAAMDGYQVGTIDKLIDQADIIITATGNKDVLLVEHMSKMKHQAIVANIGHFDNEIDMAGLARYPKIHRTNIKPQVDEWRFPSGRTIIVLSEGRLMNLGNATGHPSFVMSNSFSNQVIAQIELFTKNKEYDKEVFRLPKALDEKVAKIHLEALGGELTKLTKEQAEYINVDVEGPYKLDHYRY, encoded by the coding sequence ATGACCGCCGAAAGGCTGCAGACCCTCAATGGCATCGACTTTGCCGTTGCCGATCTTTCGCTGGCCGAGTTCGGTCGCAAGGAGATCCGACTGGCCGAGCACGAGATGCCGGGCCTGATGGCTCTGCGCCGTGAGTACGCGGAGGTCTATCCGCTGCGCGGCGCGCGGATCGCCGGCTCGCTGCACATGACCGTGCAGACCGCCGTGCTCATCGAGACCCTCGTGTCCCTCGGCGCGGACGTCCGCTGGGTCTCCTGCAACATCTTCTCCACCCAGGACCACGCCGCCGCGGCGACCGTGGTGGGCCCGTACGGCACCGAGGAGGAGCCCAAGGGCGTCCCGGTGTTCGCGTGGAAGGGCGAGAGCCTGGAGGAGTACTGGTGGTGCACCCGCCAGCTCTTCAACTTCGCCGACGGCCAGGGCCCGAACATGATCCTGGACGACGGTGGCGACGCCACCATGCTGGTGCACAAGGGCACCGAGTACGAGAAGTCCGGCGTCGTGCCGAACACCGAGGCGGACGACCCGGAGGAGCACCAGGTCTTCCTGGAGCTGCTGCGCCAGTCCCTCAAGGAGTCCGACACCCGCTGGACCAAGATCGGTGAGGACATCCTCGGCGTCACCGAGGAGACCACCACCGGCGTGCTCCGCCTGTACCAGCTGGCCGAGGCCAAGCAGCTGCTGTTCCCGGCGATCAACGTCAACGACTCGGTCACCAAGTCGAAGTTCGACAACCGCTACGGCTGCCGGCACTCCCTGATCGACGGCCTCAACCGCGCCACCGACGTGCTCATCGGCGGCAAGGTCGCGCTCGTCGCGGGTTACGGCGACGTCGGCAAGGGCTGCGCCGAGTCCCTCCGCGGCCAGGGCGCCCGGGTGATCGTGGCCGAGATCGACCCGATCTGTGGTCTGCAGGCGGCGATGGACGGCTACCAGGTCGGCACCATCGACAAGCTGATCGACCAGGCCGACATCATCATCACGGCCACCGGCAACAAGGACGTGCTGCTCGTCGAGCACATGTCCAAGATGAAGCACCAGGCGATCGTGGCCAACATCGGTCACTTCGACAACGAGATCGACATGGCCGGCCTGGCCCGCTACCCCAAGATCCACCGCACCAACATCAAGCCGCAGGTCGACGAGTGGCGCTTCCCGTCGGGCCGCACCATCATCGTGCTCTCCGAGGGCCGCCTGATGAACCTGGGCAACGCCACCGGGCACCCCAGCTTCGTCATGTCGAACTCCTTCTCCAACCAGGTGATCGCGCAGATCGAGCTGTTCACCAAGAACAAGGAGTACGACAAGGAGGTCTTCCGTCTGCCGAAGGCACTGGACGAGAAGGTCGCCAAGATCCACCTCGAGGCCCTCGGCGGCGAGCTGACCAAGCTCACCAAGGAGCAGGCCGAGTACATCAACGTGGACGTCGAGGGTCCGTACAAGCTGGACCACTACCGCTACTGA
- a CDS encoding glutamate mutase L yields MTILCLDVGSTWTKAALLGPDGTLLGTAQHPTTPPEVLTGINAVTAALDAAEAEVLACSSAGGGLRLAVVGQERLVSAEAAYRVALSAGAKIVHVAAGELDGAGIRALRASAPDVLLLVGGTDGGETRVLAHNVARVAANRLRAPVVLAGNQDVRAAATETLRAAGRTVIATDNVLPDVGELAPGPARAAIREMFLTHVIGGKGLSRGPRFRRLVRAVTPDAVLRGVAELASVLAEAESPGAVLVVDVGGATTDVYSAVSTVDELAGRSTVELPPDRRTVEGDLGMRWSAPGVLAEATAERLVEPAEAAELAPKVQFRAGAVDWVPTEAGDIAVDGRIAELAAVIAVRRHLRLVAGRLGPQGIGLLVLSGGVFRHAGPERVAATVATLRADPVLRPVLRNARAVVDQSYVLAPAGLLTDAGHTAAARTLLTSTLT; encoded by the coding sequence GTGACCATCCTTTGCCTGGACGTCGGCTCGACCTGGACCAAGGCCGCGCTGCTCGGCCCGGACGGCACGCTGCTGGGCACCGCCCAGCACCCCACCACCCCGCCCGAGGTGCTCACCGGCATCAACGCGGTCACCGCCGCCCTGGACGCCGCCGAGGCCGAGGTGCTGGCCTGCTCCTCCGCCGGCGGCGGCCTGCGGCTGGCCGTGGTCGGCCAGGAACGGCTGGTCAGCGCGGAGGCGGCCTACCGGGTCGCGCTCTCGGCCGGGGCGAAGATCGTGCACGTGGCGGCTGGGGAGCTGGACGGGGCGGGCATCAGGGCGTTGCGGGCCAGTGCGCCGGACGTGCTGCTGCTGGTCGGCGGCACCGACGGCGGGGAGACCAGGGTGCTGGCGCACAACGTGGCGCGGGTGGCGGCGAACCGGTTGCGGGCGCCGGTGGTGCTGGCGGGCAACCAGGACGTGCGGGCCGCGGCCACCGAGACGCTGCGCGCGGCCGGGCGGACCGTGATCGCCACCGACAACGTGCTGCCCGACGTGGGCGAACTGGCCCCAGGACCGGCCAGGGCGGCGATCAGGGAGATGTTCCTGACCCACGTCATCGGCGGCAAGGGCCTCTCCCGTGGGCCGCGGTTCCGGCGGCTGGTCCGGGCGGTCACGCCGGACGCGGTGCTGCGCGGGGTGGCCGAGCTGGCCTCGGTGCTGGCCGAGGCCGAATCCCCGGGCGCGGTGCTGGTGGTGGACGTGGGCGGGGCGACCACCGACGTCTACTCCGCGGTGTCCACTGTGGACGAACTGGCCGGGCGCAGCACGGTCGAGCTGCCGCCGGACCGGCGCACGGTGGAGGGCGACCTCGGCATGCGCTGGTCGGCCCCCGGCGTGCTGGCCGAGGCCACCGCGGAGCGACTGGTCGAACCGGCCGAGGCCGCGGAACTGGCACCGAAGGTGCAGTTCCGGGCGGGAGCGGTGGACTGGGTGCCGACGGAGGCCGGGGACATCGCGGTGGACGGCCGGATCGCCGAGCTGGCCGCGGTGATCGCGGTGCGCCGCCATCTGCGGCTGGTCGCCGGGCGGCTGGGACCGCAGGGCATCGGGCTGCTGGTGCTCTCCGGCGGCGTCTTCCGGCACGCCGGGCCCGAACGGGTGGCCGCCACCGTGGCCACGCTGCGCGCCGATCCGGTGCTGCGACCGGTGCTGCGCAACGCCAGGGCCGTGGTGGACCAGAGTTACGTGCTCGCCCCGGCCGGCCTGCTCACCGACGCCGGACACACCGCGGCCGCCCGCACCCTGCTCACCTCGACGCTGACCTAG
- a CDS encoding papain-like cysteine protease family protein, giving the protein MAAVLASWLLIPVPGAFAAPAPAIEQAASAQSIAALPAAYRVNITMQAQEKTNWCWAAAGNTIAAWHGLSVSQNHFCALAKNRATGSACPNDQAHLGEVQNALRRLNFTNPGQYLSNTLSYAGIQQQTAADQPVETRIGWQSGGGHMHVLYGYDTTKSWVYWGDPWQSSNRYNWATYNYYRSNSSFTWTHTLTGIRR; this is encoded by the coding sequence ATGGCCGCGGTTCTCGCCAGCTGGTTGCTCATCCCTGTCCCCGGAGCCTTCGCCGCACCGGCCCCGGCCATCGAACAGGCGGCGTCCGCCCAGAGCATCGCGGCCCTGCCCGCCGCCTACCGCGTCAACATCACCATGCAGGCCCAGGAGAAGACCAACTGGTGCTGGGCCGCCGCAGGCAACACCATCGCCGCCTGGCACGGCCTCTCGGTCAGCCAGAACCACTTCTGCGCGCTGGCCAAGAACCGGGCCACCGGCTCGGCCTGCCCCAACGACCAGGCCCACCTCGGCGAGGTGCAGAACGCCCTGCGCAGGCTCAACTTCACCAACCCAGGCCAGTACCTGAGCAACACCCTGAGCTACGCGGGCATCCAGCAGCAGACCGCGGCCGACCAGCCGGTCGAGACCCGCATCGGCTGGCAGTCCGGCGGTGGCCACATGCACGTGCTCTACGGCTACGACACCACCAAGAGCTGGGTGTACTGGGGCGACCCGTGGCAGTCCAGCAATCGCTACAACTGGGCCACCTACAACTACTACCGCAGCAACTCGAGCTTCACCTGGACGCACACGCTGACCGGGATCAGGAGGTGA
- the mtrB gene encoding MtrAB system histidine kinase MtrB — protein sequence MTALQRRFPTLVRRCKRLVYQGRRRWLAFAALWRRSLQLRVVVSTLALSSAVVFVLGIVLQTQVTDRLMNAKEAAAIAQAFRSADVVQRELLAIDPASTEAISARLAGALAKLTSPNLERDVANPAAGAFEPVLVDGAATPVTPGARPAYAGPYNDVPVQLRNDVQQDKKATQIVTVTRDSGKVTLLVVGLPVASAGRALQLYLLFPLTAEQRTVGVVQSTLGIGGLVLLFLLAGITNLVTRQVVRPVRHAAEVAERFADGKLDERMDVVGEDDVARLADSFNEMAASLQRQIQQLEEFGQLQRRFTSDVSHELRTPLTTVRMAADVLHASREQFPQGLARSTELLVAELDRFEALLADLLEISRLDAGVADLSVDAMDVRSIVQRAVDSVRVISGKAGVPVELYLPETEVTAEVDARRLERILRNLLANAIDHGEGRPVQLQLAADRHAVAFTVRDFGVGLRPGEAELVFTRFWRADPSRDRQTGGTGLGLSISIEDAHLHGGRLDAWGELGEGACFRLTLPRIQDVELHSGSPLPLPPPIPNAGRPPAAVAVTAGPGGDEDQRE from the coding sequence GTGACGGCCCTCCAACGTCGGTTCCCGACCCTGGTCCGCCGGTGCAAGCGGCTGGTGTACCAGGGTCGGCGACGCTGGCTGGCCTTCGCCGCGCTGTGGCGCCGTTCGCTGCAGCTGCGGGTCGTGGTGAGCACCCTCGCGCTGTCCTCCGCCGTGGTCTTCGTGCTGGGCATCGTGCTGCAGACGCAGGTCACCGACCGGCTGATGAACGCCAAGGAGGCCGCGGCCATCGCGCAGGCCTTCCGCAGCGCCGATGTGGTGCAGCGGGAGCTGCTGGCCATCGACCCGGCCAGCACGGAGGCCATCTCGGCCAGGCTGGCGGGCGCGCTGGCCAAGCTGACCAGCCCGAACCTGGAACGCGATGTGGCCAACCCGGCCGCTGGCGCGTTCGAGCCGGTGCTGGTCGACGGCGCGGCCACGCCGGTCACCCCCGGCGCCCGCCCGGCCTACGCCGGTCCCTACAACGACGTGCCCGTCCAGCTGCGCAACGACGTCCAGCAGGACAAGAAGGCCACCCAGATCGTCACGGTGACCAGGGATTCCGGCAAGGTCACCCTGCTCGTGGTCGGCCTGCCGGTGGCCAGCGCCGGCCGTGCGCTGCAGCTCTACCTGCTCTTCCCGCTCACCGCCGAACAGCGCACCGTCGGGGTGGTGCAGTCCACCCTGGGCATCGGCGGCCTGGTGCTGCTGTTCCTGCTGGCTGGCATCACCAACCTGGTGACCAGGCAGGTGGTCCGCCCGGTGCGGCACGCCGCCGAGGTCGCCGAACGCTTCGCCGACGGCAAGCTGGACGAGCGGATGGACGTCGTCGGCGAGGACGACGTGGCCAGGCTGGCCGACTCCTTCAACGAGATGGCCGCCAGCCTGCAACGCCAGATCCAGCAGCTGGAGGAGTTCGGCCAGCTCCAGCGCAGGTTCACCTCCGACGTCTCGCACGAGCTGCGCACCCCGTTGACCACGGTCCGGATGGCCGCCGACGTGCTGCACGCCTCCCGGGAGCAGTTCCCGCAGGGCCTGGCCCGCTCCACCGAGTTGCTGGTGGCCGAACTGGACCGGTTCGAGGCGCTGCTGGCCGACCTGCTGGAGATCAGCAGGCTGGACGCGGGCGTGGCCGATCTGTCCGTGGACGCCATGGACGTGCGCAGCATCGTGCAGCGCGCGGTCGACTCGGTCCGGGTGATCTCCGGCAAGGCAGGCGTCCCGGTCGAGCTGTACCTGCCGGAGACCGAGGTCACCGCCGAGGTGGACGCGCGCAGGCTGGAACGCATCCTGCGCAACCTGCTGGCCAACGCGATCGACCACGGCGAGGGCCGCCCGGTGCAGCTCCAGCTGGCCGCCGACCGGCACGCGGTGGCCTTCACCGTCCGGGACTTCGGCGTCGGGCTGCGGCCGGGCGAGGCCGAGCTGGTCTTCACCCGGTTCTGGCGGGCCGACCCCTCCAGGGACCGGCAGACCGGCGGAACCGGTCTCGGACTCTCGATCAGCATCGAGGACGCGCACCTGCACGGTGGCAGACTGGACGCGTGGGGTGAACTGGGGGAGGGCGCCTGCTTCCGGCTGACCCTGCCTCGCATCCAGGACGTCGAACTGCACAGTGGCAGTCCGCTGCCGCTGCCCCCGCCGATCCCGAACGCGGGCCGCCCGCCGGCCGCGGTCGCGGTGACCGCGGGACCCGGAGGAGACGAGGACCAGCGCGAATGA
- a CDS encoding VOC family protein, producing MAIRRLNHAVLYVRDVTRSLAFYQDILGFRVVHQFPGAAFLQAEGSDNDHDLGLFQIGDHAGPSTAGRDSVGLYHLAWSVGTLHELAEYANRLRTVGALVGASDHITTKALYAKDPDGLEFEVSWLVPLPKVTAEMRANPTTLPLDLDAEITRWGGDLVGAF from the coding sequence ATGGCCATCCGGCGTCTCAACCACGCTGTCCTCTACGTCCGCGACGTGACCCGCAGCCTGGCCTTCTACCAGGACATTCTCGGTTTCCGGGTGGTGCACCAGTTCCCCGGCGCGGCCTTCCTGCAGGCCGAGGGATCCGACAACGACCACGATCTCGGCCTGTTCCAGATCGGCGACCACGCGGGCCCGTCCACCGCGGGCCGGGACAGCGTGGGGCTCTACCACCTGGCCTGGTCGGTGGGCACGCTGCACGAGCTGGCCGAGTACGCCAACCGATTGCGCACGGTGGGCGCGCTGGTGGGGGCCTCGGACCACATCACAACCAAGGCGCTCTACGCCAAGGACCCGGACGGGCTGGAATTCGAGGTTTCCTGGCTGGTTCCGTTGCCCAAGGTGACAGCGGAGATGCGGGCCAACCCCACGACGTTGCCACTGGACCTGGACGCGGAAATCACCCGATGGGGTGGAGATTTGGTCGGCGCGTTCTAG
- a CDS encoding cation diffusion facilitator family transporter encodes MAAGGGTKAIVAALVANAGIAVAKFVGFAITGSSSMLAEGVHSVADTSNQALLLVGQKTAARKPTESHPFGYGRDRYFYSFVVALLLFTLGSAFALYEGIHKLEAPEGLTSPLVAVGILVVAILLESWSFHTAIQESKKIKGDATWWQFIRNAKTPELPVVLLEDLGALVGLVLALGGVGMTVLTGDPIWDAIGTLCIGVLLGVIAITLIIETKSLLIGEGANPDVLAVIVDELSTATVDHVIHIRTQYIGPDELLVAAKIALLPNLTVAEVAQAINDAEARVRAKVPEARLMYLEPDLDHAAKAKAKA; translated from the coding sequence GTGGCAGCAGGGGGCGGCACCAAGGCGATCGTGGCGGCATTGGTCGCCAACGCGGGGATCGCGGTAGCGAAGTTCGTCGGCTTCGCCATCACCGGCTCGTCCTCGATGCTCGCCGAAGGCGTGCACTCGGTGGCCGACACCTCCAACCAGGCGCTGCTGCTGGTCGGGCAGAAGACGGCGGCACGCAAGCCAACCGAATCGCACCCGTTCGGCTACGGCCGGGACCGGTACTTCTACTCCTTCGTGGTGGCACTGCTGCTGTTCACCCTCGGCTCGGCGTTCGCGCTGTACGAGGGCATCCACAAGCTGGAGGCCCCGGAAGGGCTGACCTCGCCGCTGGTCGCGGTGGGCATCCTGGTGGTGGCGATCCTGCTGGAGAGCTGGAGCTTCCACACCGCGATCCAGGAGTCCAAGAAGATCAAGGGTGACGCCACCTGGTGGCAGTTCATCCGCAACGCCAAGACCCCGGAACTGCCGGTGGTGCTGCTGGAGGACCTCGGCGCGCTGGTCGGCCTGGTGCTCGCACTCGGCGGCGTCGGCATGACCGTGCTCACCGGCGACCCGATCTGGGACGCCATCGGCACCCTGTGCATCGGCGTGCTGCTCGGCGTGATCGCGATCACGCTGATCATCGAGACCAAGAGCCTGCTCATCGGCGAGGGCGCCAACCCGGACGTGCTCGCGGTGATCGTGGACGAGCTGTCCACCGCCACCGTGGACCACGTCATCCACATCCGCACCCAGTACATCGGCCCGGACGAGCTGCTGGTCGCGGCCAAGATCGCGCTGCTGCCCAACCTCACCGTTGCCGAGGTCGCCCAGGCGATCAACGACGCCGAGGCCAGGGTGCGGGCCAAGGTGCCGGAGGCCCGGCTGATGTACCTCGAACCCGATCTCGATCACGCGGCCAAGGCCAAAGCCAAGGCATAA
- a CDS encoding dTMP kinase, with product MGRLVVIEGLDGAGKRTLADALTAELTRLGRTVARRAFPRYGEDVHADLVRDALQGRLGDTVDSVYAMAVLYALDRRGAADSLRADLAAHDVVLLDRYVASNAAYCAARLHQDAHGEFVGWAYDLEIRRFGLPVPDLHLLLQVPVEVAAARAVHREAVEADRARDSYETDAGLQARCAKVYQQLAAEHWLADWHVVDGVTEVDFARLAARTLGSS from the coding sequence GTGGGTCGACTGGTGGTCATCGAGGGTCTGGACGGCGCGGGCAAGCGCACGCTCGCCGACGCGCTCACCGCGGAACTGACCAGGCTGGGCAGGACGGTGGCCCGGCGGGCCTTCCCCCGCTACGGCGAGGACGTGCACGCCGACCTGGTCCGGGACGCGCTACAGGGCCGCCTCGGCGACACCGTGGACTCGGTCTACGCGATGGCCGTGCTCTACGCGCTGGACCGGCGCGGCGCCGCCGACTCGCTGCGCGCCGACCTGGCCGCGCACGACGTGGTCCTGCTGGACCGCTACGTCGCCTCCAACGCCGCCTACTGCGCGGCCCGGCTGCACCAGGACGCGCACGGCGAGTTCGTCGGCTGGGCCTACGACCTGGAGATCCGCCGCTTCGGCCTGCCAGTGCCCGACCTGCACCTGCTGCTGCAGGTCCCGGTCGAGGTGGCCGCGGCCCGCGCGGTGCACCGGGAGGCGGTGGAGGCCGACCGGGCCCGCGACTCCTACGAGACCGACGCCGGCCTGCAGGCCCGCTGCGCCAAGGTCTACCAGCAGCTGGCCGCCGAGCACTGGCTGGCCGACTGGCACGTGGTCGACGGCGTCACCGAGGTCGATTTCGCCCGTCTGGCCGCCCGGACCCTCGGTTCGAGCTAG